A genomic segment from Drosophila miranda strain MSH22 chromosome 3, D.miranda_PacBio2.1, whole genome shotgun sequence encodes:
- the LOC117188138 gene encoding uncharacterized protein LOC117188138 yields the protein MSTIQAILWRVYVYANSLYSLPPRQTRSFRKWSPRVLRNDPCAIHRIMEWAIRDTAVVCRSKAEMVKAFEALYGMLPHVSMQSAEFENTLLTFFGPKTNQFIHELINFARSPYDHLISYDLNVKYRAVHDVPDDGNDVEMPCTSAEALKKEQAGAVLHSLVEFATRMNNDDYLSFDADLNIEEEDCFTIDALGVSRAQRSSPALISLSQAVPAGYAQMPGRQQLSPTQEEQHSYPALQEALSRSVFDVGGNRQRMRWQRWLPALLPSGTLPNWMTVRAHLEARRTLANSASSTGSIRRRRRRALNRDAAWGNFSVPRTRRD from the exons ATGTCTACGATTCAAGCGATCTTGTGGCGCGTCTACGTGTATGCCAATTCTTTGTACTCGCTGCCACCACGGCAGACGCGCAGCTTCCGCAAGTGGAGCCCTCGGGTGCTCAG AAATGATCCGTGTGCGATTCACCGCATCATGGAGTGGGCGATCCGCGATACAGCTGTCGTATGCAGGAGCAAGGCGGAGATGGTGAAAGCTTTCGAGGCGTTGTACGGCATGCTGCCGCATGTCAGCATGCAGAGCGCCGAGTTCGAGAACACTTTGCTTACCTTCTTTGGGCCCAAGACAAATCAGTTTATCCACGAGCTGATCAACTTTGCCCGCTCGCCGTACGACCACTTGATCTCCTACGATTTGAACGTGAAGTATCGCGCTGTGCACGATGTGCCGGATGATGGAAATGATGTGGAAATGCCGTGCACCTCGGCGGAGGCTCTTAAAAAGGAACAGGCGGGGGCAGTGCTTCATAGCCTTGTGGAGTTCGCCACCCGCATGAATAACGATGACTACCTTAGCTTCGACGCGGACTTGAATATCGAGGAAGAAGATTGCTTCACCATAGACGCGTTGGGCGTCAGCAGGGCTCAGAGAAGCAGTCCCGCGCTAATAAGCCTTTCGCAAGCGGTGCCTGCGGGATATGCTCAGATGCCCGGACGGCAACAGCTGTCGCCAACACAAGAGGAGCAGCACTCGTACCCTGCTTTGCAGGAGGCCCTATCAAGGAGCGTGTTCGATGTGGGTGGCAATCGTCAGCGGATGCGGTGGCAGCGCTGGCTTCCGGCATTGCTGCCCTCGGGAACGCTCCCAAACTGGATGACAGTTCGGGCTCACCTGGAAGCTCGAAGGACTTTGGCTAATTCTGCTTCTTCTACGGGTTCTATTAGACGCAGGCGCAGACGCGCCCTTAACCGCGACGCAGCTTGGGGCAATTTTTCAGTTCCTAGGACCCGTCGGGACTAA
- the LOC117188137 gene encoding E3 ubiquitin-protein ligase Topors-like, with the protein MAEVVEELPAAAAASYADDVGASVIVEPVIGLPLTVNGTGRTLPPAAMKFADLTESGSESGDGDGDGEGEGDSSANANSNGNGEPGTSASGSGRTSPPPNCAICLSRCRRKCFTDSCMHQFCFKCLCEWSKVKAECPLCKQPFKTIIHNVRTLDDFDSYPVQSSSPPIQDHHPALRFQVVRRPRFMPLVQNQSSMTNDLDGAAAGDGSQDGLPTAESSGGRHSYNRFEPYRMELMNFYRHDQDPAISGSSLSQLWRRYVYDRKLYALPISDSLTGHFREWSARFYGNNQMRRLMPWIHRDIVCLLRNDAHSVSTVMQLMHDMLPLTNILGPTFRRRLSPFLGERTSHFIHELANFARSPFDMIGYDHVVQYSARVAEEVEVDLLDMVETQSSNESDLHLEVGDGETANAESSNDWNAPNDRPSTSVIVTNPGATHSFSVTMNSDGSELPGVRRTTTSNVGSQTVAINLSMRRPASESEVIEIDDGDAAANAEVAAINDGSNTNRRQAGASIPISAHIELESSSNSSDDDECVFVLELKPPHLRTPEQVTLDSNSDSDVVFVNEENESASATQRPSATATAVNDAEENEAQTANHGLYMGPSTSAAASKGKNWKQCYDYARRQDLLRIAGSTRPKRTSNPPRLIPPVSQSNSSSSSSSSFCSSTATPMGAHQWSTSSDDSSESSGNSEIVLAEAKRRRRKALTRKRPAPQKLKRTTRKRSRRQVEQAPEQSPPKEEEEEKKQPVAEPEAESSSDGSSSDDEPGGDSSEASEPKKKSSSDDSDDGSPELNLQLSALRAALRSEAVLPNTANSLEDNVHLGLYSDVDAEPLVEADADTATATEDQEEDEDDDDDENENEDENEDDDDDDDDTNLPMYKQNLLKCYENDDDDHEGNDNDNDNEEDDDDDDDDDDDDDD; encoded by the exons ATGGCGGAGGTGGTAGAGGAGCTGCCCGCAGCAGCCGCCGCCTCATATGCGGACGATGTCGGTGCTTCTGTTATTGTTGAGCCTGTAATAGGATTGCCCCTCACTGTCAATGGCACGGGCAGAACCCTTCCACCGGCAGCTATGAAATTCGCCGATCTCACAGAGAGTGGCAGCGAAAgtggcgacggcgacggcgacggtgAAGGCGAAGGCGATAGCAGTGCCAACgccaacagcaacggcaacggggAGCCGGGCACCAGTGCATCGGGCAGTGGCCGGACCTCGCCACCGCCCAACTGTGCCATCTGCCTGTCGCGCTGCAGGCGAAAATGCTTCACCGACTCGTGCATGCATCAGTTTTGCTTCAAGTGCCTCTGCGAATGGAGCAAG GTGAAAGCCGAGTGTCCGCTGTGCAAGCAGCCCTTCAAGACGATCATCCACAATGTCCGCACACTGGATGACTTCGACAGCTATCCGGTTCAGAGCTCATCACCGCCCATACAAGATCACCATCCAGCGCTGCGCTTTCAAGTTGTACGACGTCCCAGGTTCATGCCGCTGGTGCAGAACCAGTCGTCGATGACGAACGACCTGGACGGCGCGGCGGCTGGTGATGGTTCACAGGATGGCCTGCCCACTGCTGAATCGTCGGGTGGCCGCCACTCGTACAATcgcttcgaaccgtaccgcaTGGAGTTGATGAATTTCTATCGTCACGACCAGGATCCCGCCATCTCGGGCAGTTCCCTGAGCCAGCTCTGGCGGCGCTACGTCTATGATCGCAAGCTATATGCTCTGCCAATCAGTGATAGCCTCACCGGCCACTTCCGCGAGTGGAGTGCTCGTTTCTACGG AAACAATCAGATGCGCCGCCTGATGCCGTGGATACACCGCGACATTGTGTGCCTGCTGAGAAATGACGCGCACAGTGTCAGCACCGTGATGCAGTTGATGCACGACATGCTGCCCTTGACGAACATACTGGGACCCACATTCCGGCGCCGATTGTCACCGTTCTTGGGCGAGCGGACCAGTCACTTCATCCACGAGCTGGCTAACTTCGCCCGCTCCCCATTCGACATGATTGGGTACGATCATGTGGTCCAGTACTCGGCCCGTGTTGCGGAGGAGGTGGAAGTGGATCTGCTAGACATGGTCGAAACGCAGTCGTCCAACGAGAGTGACTTACATTTGGAGGTGGGCGATGGGGAGACTGCGAACGCCGAGTCCTCCAACGACTGGAACGCACCCAACGATCGTCCGTCCACCAGTGTGATTGTGACCAATCCCGGTGCCACACATTCCTTCAGCGTGACAATGAACAGCGATGGCAGCGAGCTACCAGGTGTACGGCGTACCACCACCTCAAACGTCGGCTCCCAGACGGTGGCCATCAACTTGAGCATGCGGCGTCCGGCCAGCGAGTCGGAAGTGATCGAGATCGATGACGGCGATGCCGCTGCCAATGCCGAGGTGGCCGCCATCAACGATGGCAGCAACACAAACAGGCGCCAAGCCGGCGCCAGCATCCCGATTAGTGCCCACATTGAGCtggaaagcagcagcaactccaGCGATGATGATGAGTGTGTCTTTGTGCTGGAACTGAAGCCGCCGCATTTGCGGACCCCCGAGCAGGTGACCCTCGACTCCAACAGCGACTCGGACGTTGTATTTGTGAATGAAGAGAATGAGAGTGCGTCGGCCACCCAGCGTCCgtcagccacagcaacagccgTAAATGATGCGGAAGAGAACGAGGCTCAAACGGCCAATCATGGCCTATACATGGGTCCCAGTACAAGCGCTGCCGCCAGCAAAGGCAAAAACTGGAAGCAGTGCTACGACTACGCACGTCGTCAGGATCTTTTACGCATCGCTGGCTCCACACGACCCAAACGCACCAGCAATCCTCCTCGTCTCATTCCCCCAGTTAGCCAAAGCAACAGTTcgagcagtagcagcagcagcttctgCAGTAGCACTGCCACACCAATGGGTGCCCACCAGTGGAGCACGAGCAGCGACGACAGCAGTGAAAGCAGTGGCAACAGCGAAATCGTTTTGGCGGAGGCCAAAAGAAGACGCCGCAAAGCCTTGACACGCAAGCGTCCGGCTCCACAGAAGCTCAAGAGAACAACGCGAAAGCGCAGCAGGCGACAAGTGGAGCAGGCGCCGGAACAAAGTCCCccaaaggaggaggaggaagagaaGAAGCAGCCGGTGGCTGAGCCCGAGGCTGAAAGCAGTTCCGATGGTAGTTCAAGCGATGATGAGCCGGGAGGCGACAGTAGCGAAGCGAGTG AACCCAAAAAAAAGAGTAGCAGTGATGACTCGGACGATGGCAGCCCGGAACTAAATCTTCAGCTAAGCGCCTTGCGGGCCGCTTTGCGTTCGGAGGCAGTGTTGCCTAACACTGCCAATAGCCTAGAGGACAATGTGCATCTGGGACTGTACTCGGACGTGGACGCAGAACCTTTGGTGGAAGCAGATGCGGAtactgccacagccaccgaAGACCAGGAGGAAGATGaagacgatgatgatgatgaaaatgaaaatgaagaTGAGAATGAagacgacgatgatgacgatgatgatacCAACCTACCTATGTATAAGCAAAATTTATTGAAATGTTATGAGAACGACGATGATGATCATGAGGGTAATGATAATGATAACGACAAtgaggaggacgacgacgatgacgacgacgatgatgatgatgatgatgattag